Proteins from one Dama dama isolate Ldn47 chromosome 12, ASM3311817v1, whole genome shotgun sequence genomic window:
- the DAD1 gene encoding dolichyl-diphosphooligosaccharide--protein glycosyltransferase subunit DAD1 translates to MSASVLSVISRFLEEYLSSTPQRLKLLDAYLLYILLTGALQFGYCLLVGTFPFNSFLSGFISCVGSFILAVCLRIQINPQNKADFQGISPERAFADFLFASTILHLVVMNFVG, encoded by the exons ATGTCGGCGTCTGTGTTGTCGGTCATCTCGCGGTTTTTAGAAGAGTACTTGAGCTCCACTCCTCAGCGTTTGAAGTTGTTGGACGCATACCTCCTGTATATACTGCTGACCGGAGCGCTGCAGTTCGGTTATTGTCTCCTCGTGGGGACCTTCCCCTTCAACTCCTTCCTCTCGGGCTTCATCTCTTGTGTGGGGAGCTTCATCCTAGCGG TTTGTCTGAGAATACAGATCAACCCACAAAACAAGGCGGATTTCCAAGGCATCTCCCCAGAGCGAGCCTTTGCTGATTTTCTCTTTGCCAGCACCATCCTTCACCTTGTTGTCATGAACTTTGTTGGCTGA